The Montipora capricornis isolate CH-2021 chromosome 6, ASM3666992v2, whole genome shotgun sequence genome has a window encoding:
- the LOC138052251 gene encoding vesicular inhibitory amino acid transporter-like: protein MASREPREDVIVLSDRESKDEPTFVTLDEQTHLLGRQESRKSASGILGSSVSRGFSHSIQNLRSATMTVSLLEKPSDDRRASAFLAGWNITNLIQGTGILGVPYAVRMGGWAAVAANALVAILCCYTGMFLIECLYETSKRTGQKKRVRVNYPEVGEAVWPRWGNQIVSLVQCCEMFGGVVTYLVLLGTIFSDILHKFAPFDMYTWSAISACIALLGFFIRRVSVIAWISMISVFGLMSSIVTIIVYSITQYKDMSLDNIPPFDINNFPIGFGVIVFSYTAHVVFPGVEGSMRHPERYPLMMIIAFLLAAIVKVAFGLLPVLRFGSQTHQAITLNLKTSQGFYILANVLVVTNVFTAFPIVSYIVLETFDNKMLPYFPHVGKGTKYHWVWIIVSRPLVLSFGLLLAIIVPHFGLVMGLVDSFTGTCLCFVFPCVFHMVLKWKELKWYNIAVRVLVAIFGTICGLLGIIYTTKELVKVTHGF from the coding sequence ATGGCGAGCCGTGAACCAAGAgaagatgttattgttcttagTGACCGCGAATCAAAAGATGAACCGACCTTTGTAACACTGGACGAGCAAACTCATCTTTTGGGACGGCAGGAAAGCCGAAAGTCTGCTTCAGGAATCTTGGGATCAAGTGTTTCGCGTGGGTTCTCGCACAGCATCCAAAATCTTAGGTCTGCAACAATGACTGTGTCTTTGTTGGAGAAGCCTTCTGACGATCGACGCGCGTCGGCGTTCCTGGCAGGTTGGAACATAACAAACCTTATTCAAGGGACGGGTATTTTGGGAGTCCCGTATGCTGTTCGTATGGGAGGCTGGGCGGCTGTTGCCGCAAACGCCCTGGTCGCGATTCTGTGCTGTTACACTGGAATGTTTTTGATCGAGTGCTTATATGAAACTTCCAAGCGCACTGGTCAGAAAAAGCGCGTTCGAGTCAATTATCCGGAAGTAGGGGAAGCCGTATGGCCCCGTTGGGGGAACCAAATTGTGAGCTTGGTGCAGTGCTGTGAAATGTTCGGAGGTGTAGTGACTTACCTGGTTCTTCTGGGAACTATATTCAGTGATATTCTTCATAAGTTTGCCCCCTTTGATATGTACACCTGGTCGGCAATCAGTGCCTGTATTGCCCTCCTGGGATTCTTCATCCGTCGGGTGTCAGTGATCGCCTGGATAAGCATGATCTCAGTGTTTGGCTTGATGTCGTCTATCGTTACCATAATTGTCTATTCAATAACACAGTACAAGGACATGTCATTGGACAACATTCCGCCATTCGACATCAATAATTTTCCTATTGGCTTTGGTGTTATTGTCTTCAGTTATACTGCCCACGTGGTGTTCCCTGGGGTTGAAGGAAGCATGAGGCACCCTGAGCGCTACCCCCTAATGATGATCATTGCATTTCTTCTGGCTGCCATTGTGAAAGTTGCCTTTGGTCTTCTCCCAGTCCTTCGATTTGGAAGTCAAACGCACCAAGCCATCACACTCAACCTCAAGACTAGTCAAGGGTTCTACATACTTGCCAACGTTTTGGTTGTGACCAATGTGTTTACAGCATTCCCTATTGTGAGCTACATTGTCCTGGAGACCTTTGACAATAAAATGCTTCCCTATTTCCCTCACGTTGGGAAGGGCACAAAATACCATTGGGTTTGGATCATAGTGTCACGCCCCTTGGTGCTTTCCTTTGGCCTGCTTCTTGCCATTATTGTACCCCATTTTGGTCTAGTCATGGGTCTGGTGGATAGTTTCACTGGTACATGCCTTTGTTTTGTGTTTCCCTGTGTTTTCCACATGGTGCTCAAATGGAAAGAGCTCAAATGGTATAACATTGCTGTCAGAGTATTGGTAGCAATATTTGGCACCATTTGTGGCTTACTTGGTATCATATATACAACCAAAGAACTTGTGAAGGTCACACATGGCTTCTAA